TTGAGAAGGTCAACCTTCTTAACTAATCATTTTTTTTATTTTGACAATTAAAGCAGGACAGAATATGATCAGATATAACAATGATGAAGGATTTACAGGTCTTGAGGCCGCAATCGTCTTGATTGCATTTGTTGTAACAGCGTCTGTTTTTTCATATGTGGTACTTGGTGCAGGTTTCTTTGCGACACAGAAAACGCAGGAAGTCGTATATACAAGTGTCGGACAGGCATCCTCAAGTGTTGAAATATTAGGAGATGTTTATGGAAACAGTACAACAGTCGGAGGTGTGGATGCCAAAATTGATGGTATAAGATTTGTAGCAGGTCTTACAGCCGGCGGAAGTCCGGTCGATTTCTCATCGACAACACTCACCTTTGCAACAGAAAACATAGTAAAAAAGATCAACAACGTAACAGAAATAAACAGTTCATCAAAAAATGTTGTTGTCAGTCAAAGCAGCATTGGTCCTGACGAATGGGGAATCATTGATATTTCTAACGCAAATGCAGGCCAAAAAGATGCATTACTTGAAGACCAGGAACAGTTCACAATATATGTTCAGTTAAGCAGTGATACAGAAGTTGGGATGTATGAAGAACTGAGTCTTGAAATAAGGCCTGCAGAAGGTGCATCATATGCAATTAAACGCTCTGCACCACCAAAGATTGATAAAATTAATATTCTACATTAATCTGTTTTTTTAATCACCCATGGAGAAAATCTCCAAAAATTAAATTTTTAAAAAATTATTTTTATAAAGATTGTTTATTTCACTATCTTTTTATATAATAAAAACCTAATAACTTTAATTATGGCAATTAACCAGTCGCAGGTTGACCATATTATCAGTACAGCATCTGCTGATGATCCGGAGGTTAAACTTCAAAACTTACAGGACGAAGTTGATCTTCTGAAAAAATCAGTTAAAAAACTGCTTATTGACTTAAGAGAAAGGCTCAATGAAACTGAAAACCCGTTCATTGTATCAGCCATTCTGCCACAGAGTGAACTACCTCCTGCACAGAAAAAGGAAGACGAATTAAAAGACAAAGAGCAATTACCAGCGTTACTTGAAGAAGCAGACGAAATTGATGAAGAAGAAAAATTCAGTGCGACTGAGACTGAAATGCCATCAGATAAAACCGGTCTTGAAAACCCTGCAATATCACAGGGTCTGGGAATGACCGATAAAAATGCACTCATGCTTCTTAAAAAACAACTGGAAGATATAGAAGACAGTGCATATGAAATTCCAAAGGATACAAAACCAAAAGACCGTCCAAAACTAAAAAAGCTTCACAAGCTTTTTGAATGGGTAAGCCGGATGGTAAAAAAATATGGTCACGACAGACTCCTTATAATGATTGAGTCTTACCAGAAAATGGGCTATATTACTGACGATGCCTGCACACAGGTCGAAGAAATATCCAAATTAATGCCTGAATACATAGGCGACCTTCATGAAATAAGCTCTGAAGAATTTGTAGCAGAACTCTATATATTAAACAGAATATTATCCCCTGAGGATTCATCACTTGACAGGGAAATGATTGAAGTCATGATGGACAAAAAGGAAGGAGAACAAAATATTACAGCTTTAAAAAGCACAAGCAGTGAAGAAACTTCTGAAGAAGACTGGATTGAGATGCTTGAAAAATTCTGAGAAAAGTAACAGACCATGTCCAGTGAAACATTTGCAACAGCCATATTTCTGATAACCGCAATCGTTGCCGCCGCAGTACTTGTAAATGCATTTTTCCCGATTGTATATCAGGCAACCTCAACCTTTACAGAATCCTCAAGCTCAGCAGATGAACGACTACGCACCGACATTCAGATTATCAACACCTACGCAAATGCCGCATCTTCACTTGATGCAAAAATATGGATAAAAAATACAGGTTCTGCAAGAATAGGTACAAATACATTAAATATGTCTGACGTATTCATAGGAGAAGTCGGAAATTTTGACATCTCAACACTGGTTTCCGGCACTCCGGGCGCTAATCAGTGGAGCTATACAATAATTCAGACTGAAGATAACGGTTACTGGGACCCAAGAGAAACACTGCAGATTTCAGTTAACAGTGATCTTATTCCCTCGACATCAGGAGAATATGTATATTTTAGTCTGTCACTTCCAAACGGAGTCAGCATATCGCAAACATTTACTACGAGTGGTTAGATGGGCAGCGCAACAGTGATAGCAACAGCATTTGCCCTTATCCTGTTAATGATAACAGCATACTTTTTGGTAGCGGCTGTATTAACAACAACAGAGATTGTGGCATACGCACAGCAGGAAAGATTAGACAAGCAGGAAGAGCGCATGCGAACAAGCATCAATATAAATGCAACATCTGTACAGGCACCGTCAATTTTGTATACAGAGATAAAAAATGACGGAAGTGCAGTAATATCAGATTTTAAATATTGGGATGTTTATACTGGAGATAACACCGGCTCACCACCAGTACATTACCAGATAGGAGACAATACTGGAGAGTGGAATATTTCATCAATTACTCCTGATATGCTAAACCCCGGTCAGCTGGACCCTCAGGAAATTATGAACATCTCAATAAAATATCCTGATACAAGACCGGGATGGGTGAAAATTGCAACCCCTAACGGAGTTTTTGCTTCATCATATGTTGAATAAGAGTCTGCTTTGATAACAGTCACAATTACAGAGAATAAATTACAATAAATAAAACAGTAAAGCCCACAGCAAAAAAGAAAGCAAAAATCAGGTGAAAAATGTTTGACGAGGATGAAAGTTTAGGAAATTTACTGGGCGGAGACGACAGAAAGATTCTTTCCACCGGAAACAATGAAATCGACAAAAAACTTGCCGACGGCCTTCCGCTGGAATCACTCACACTTATTGAAGGAGAAAACGACACCGGAAAAAGTGTAATGACCCAGCAGATTATCTGGGGTGCAATGAAAGGCGGCTTTAATGTGGAATTATTCACATCAGAAAGCACATCTAAAAGTTTTATCTCACAGATGGACTCAATGAGTCTTGATATCTCCGATTACTATGCATGGGGCTACCTCAAGATATTTCCGATGCACACCCTTGGATTTGAATGGGGAGAAAAAGAGATGCAGGGAATATTAAAAAGAATAATTGCAAAAATCCGGGCCAGCAAAGCTGAAGTAATAGTAATTGATTCCCTGACACTTTTAACAGAATCAACATCTCAAAGTGATCTTTTGGCATTTCTTACGAACTGTAAAAATCTCGTTGATCACGGAAAAACAATTCTCATCACTCTTCACACATACGCATTTGAAGAAGACACACTTGTAAGGATTAGATCAATTTGTGATGCGCACCTTTTCATGAAAAAAGCCCTCGTTGGTGACAAGTACGTAATGGTTATGGAAGTAATCAAAGTGAGAGGTGCAAGAAAAACTACAGGAAACCTTGTTTCATTCGAGGTTCACCCGGGATACGGCATGAAGATAATTCCAATGTCAAGTGCAAGAGTCTGAAAAGGAAAAAATTATGGGTTCACTAAGTGCAAATGTCAATCTTCCGTTTCAGCCTGAAGAGGTTGATCCTGAAGATGATATCTATTCCAACTACGAATCATCTGCTCTTTACAGGATGCTTCCTGCAAATGCAAAAGAGTACGTAGCCCAAAGTCCGCATCTCCTTGAGTA
The genomic region above belongs to Methanomicrobium antiquum and contains:
- a CDS encoding FlaD/FlaE family flagellar protein gives rise to the protein MAINQSQVDHIISTASADDPEVKLQNLQDEVDLLKKSVKKLLIDLRERLNETENPFIVSAILPQSELPPAQKKEDELKDKEQLPALLEEADEIDEEEKFSATETEMPSDKTGLENPAISQGLGMTDKNALMLLKKQLEDIEDSAYEIPKDTKPKDRPKLKKLHKLFEWVSRMVKKYGHDRLLIMIESYQKMGYITDDACTQVEEISKLMPEYIGDLHEISSEEFVAELYILNRILSPEDSSLDREMIEVMMDKKEGEQNITALKSTSSEETSEEDWIEMLEKF
- a CDS encoding archaellin/type IV pilin N-terminal domain-containing protein, with the protein product MIRYNNDEGFTGLEAAIVLIAFVVTASVFSYVVLGAGFFATQKTQEVVYTSVGQASSSVEILGDVYGNSTTVGGVDAKIDGIRFVAGLTAGGSPVDFSSTTLTFATENIVKKINNVTEINSSSKNVVVSQSSIGPDEWGIIDISNANAGQKDALLEDQEQFTIYVQLSSDTEVGMYEELSLEIRPAEGASYAIKRSAPPKIDKINILH
- a CDS encoding ATPase domain-containing protein, which encodes MFDEDESLGNLLGGDDRKILSTGNNEIDKKLADGLPLESLTLIEGENDTGKSVMTQQIIWGAMKGGFNVELFTSESTSKSFISQMDSMSLDISDYYAWGYLKIFPMHTLGFEWGEKEMQGILKRIIAKIRASKAEVIVIDSLTLLTESTSQSDLLAFLTNCKNLVDHGKTILITLHTYAFEEDTLVRIRSICDAHLFMKKALVGDKYVMVMEVIKVRGARKTTGNLVSFEVHPGYGMKIIPMSSARV
- a CDS encoding flagellin; translated protein: MSSETFATAIFLITAIVAAAVLVNAFFPIVYQATSTFTESSSSADERLRTDIQIINTYANAASSLDAKIWIKNTGSARIGTNTLNMSDVFIGEVGNFDISTLVSGTPGANQWSYTIIQTEDNGYWDPRETLQISVNSDLIPSTSGEYVYFSLSLPNGVSISQTFTTSG